The Falco peregrinus isolate bFalPer1 chromosome 12, bFalPer1.pri, whole genome shotgun sequence genome has a segment encoding these proteins:
- the OTOL1 gene encoding otolin-1, with the protein MLHAANMRSSPGSVSAFVMLVVTAVHAGVKVTPAVKYTKPKPLQLVGNGASHPPLTPVVGKSSFPAAAGRADLPTLSPMARGATTLFPFENYTLDAADFFFNCCDCCPPVAGPRGKPGEQGPPGPKGEKGDAGLQGLQGAPGPQGPKGSKGERGGKGEQGERGVSGNPGYPGKPGLQGEAGVKGNKGNYGFPGLKGQKGSKGDTCENGTKGDKGDRGDAGDPGVDGEQGDKGEKGDTGQKGYCGEPGGKGAKGERGEGGAKGEKGSKGEMGVEGVQGVDGKQGEKGEQGTKGEKGDLGPAGLMGPSGPKGIAGSKGGRGAPGKKGSRGAKGARGDTAKLLRSAFSAGLSKPFPPPNVPIRFDKILYNDQEDYNPSTGKFNCSVPGAYVFAYHLTVRGRPARVSLVARSRKVAKARETLYGQEIDQASFLTVLKLSAGDQVWLEVARDWNGVYVSAEDDSVFTGFLLYPDVFEILL; encoded by the exons ATGCTTCATG CTGCCAACATGAGGAGCTCACCGGGCTCCGTCTCGGCGTTTGTGATGCTGGTTGTTACTGCTGTGCACGCGGGAGTGAAGGTGACCCCAGCTGTGAAGTACACGAAGCCGAAGCCCTTACAGCTGGTGGGCAATGGTGCCTCCCACCCGCCCCTCACCCCTGTCGTGGGGAAAAGCTCATTCCCAGCAGCAGCGGGCAGAGCCGACTTACCCACCCTGAGCCCCATGGCCCGAGGGGCCACCACGCTCTTCCCCTTTGAGAACTACACACTCGATGCAGCCGATTTCTTCTTCAACTGCTGTGACTGCTGCCCACCTGTCGCGGGGCCCCGGGGGaagccaggagagcagggacCCCCAG GTCCcaagggggaaaagggagatGCTGGTCTGCAAGGTCTGCAGGGAGCCCCAGGTCCTCAAGGTCCAAAAGGTTCTAAAGGAGAAAGAG GAGGCAAAGGGGAGCAAGGCGAGCGAGGAGTAAGTGGAAACCCCGGTTATCCAGGCAAACCTGGGCTGCAAG GTGAAGCTGGAGTAAAAGGCAATAAGGGCAACTACGGCTTCCCTGGACTGAAGGGACAAAAGGGGTCCAAAGGGGACACTTGTGAGAATGGGACCAAAGGAGACAAGGGAGATAGGGGGGATGCTGGAGACCCGGGAGTGGATGGAGAACAGGGGGacaaaggggaaaagggagacACAGGGCAGAAGGGGTACTGTGGGGAGCCAGGGGGAAAAGGTGCgaaaggagaaagaggggaagggggggcaaagggagaaaaagggagCAAGGGGGAGATGGGGGTTGAGGGTGTTCAGGGAGTGGATGGgaaacagggagaaaagggCGAGCAAGGCACTAAGGGTGAAAAAGGGGACCTGGGACCCGCTGGTTTGATGGGACCTTCTGGGCCCAAGGGGATTGCCGGCAGCAAGGGGGGCCGAGGGGCCCCGGGAAAGAAAGGCTCCCGTGGGGCAAAGGGTGCCCGAGGGGACACTGCAAAGCTCCTGCGATCAGCATTCAGCGCCGGCCTGTCCAAGCCCTTCCCTCCACCCAACGTCCCCATTAGATTTGATAAGATCTTGTACAATGACCAGGAAGATTACAACCCTTCCACGGGGAAATTCAACTGCAGCGTGCCTGGGGCGTACGTCTTCGCCTACCACCTGACGGTGAGAGGGCGCCCAGCCCGCGTCAGCCTCGTCGCCCGCAGCAGGAAGGTGGCCAAAGCCCGTGAGACGCTCTATGGCCAGGAGATCGACCAGGCATCCTTTCTGACCGTCCTGAAGCTGAGTGCGGGCGACCAGGTGTGGCTGGAGGTGGCGCGGGACTGGAACGGGGTCTATGTCAGCGCTGAGGACGACAGTGTCTTTACAGGCTTTCTTCTGTATCCAGATGTTTTTGAGATCCTGCTATAG